A single window of Archangium gephyra DNA harbors:
- a CDS encoding MotA/TolQ/ExbB proton channel family protein, with amino-acid sequence MNFNLIEIYHHMGFFARCIAYTLVAFALASMVVFFERLLYFFRSKAADRKFAARAGKLLESQQHEQFVIESSTAKASSLAKLLGGGVKTYLAKKAAPQGKLGAVELTRRDLERIYERVTADVRRGMSVLASVGSVAPFVGLLGTVVGIIEAFAGIAKTGSGGLGAVSAGIAEALVVTALGLLVAIPAVLMFNFLTTRADALLLSLDLARKEFMDHLEDVHGMVAPTVRGEGAVALDVERATRKEGIDVRPA; translated from the coding sequence ATGAACTTCAATCTGATCGAGATCTACCACCACATGGGCTTTTTCGCCCGGTGCATCGCCTACACGCTGGTTGCCTTCGCGCTGGCGTCGATGGTCGTGTTCTTCGAGCGCCTCCTCTACTTCTTCCGCTCGAAGGCGGCGGACCGGAAGTTCGCCGCGCGCGCCGGCAAGCTGCTGGAGTCGCAGCAGCACGAGCAGTTCGTCATCGAGTCCTCGACGGCGAAGGCGAGCAGCCTGGCGAAGCTGCTGGGCGGTGGCGTGAAGACGTACCTGGCCAAGAAGGCGGCGCCGCAGGGCAAGCTGGGCGCGGTGGAGCTGACGCGGAGAGACCTCGAGCGCATCTACGAGCGCGTCACCGCGGACGTGCGCCGGGGCATGAGTGTGCTCGCGTCGGTGGGCTCGGTGGCCCCGTTCGTCGGTCTGCTCGGCACAGTGGTGGGCATCATCGAGGCCTTCGCCGGTATCGCGAAGACGGGCTCGGGAGGCCTGGGCGCGGTGTCCGCCGGTATCGCCGAGGCGCTCGTCGTCACGGCGCTCGGCCTGCTGGTGGCCATCCCCGCGGTGCTGATGTTCAACTTCCTCACCACCCGCGCCGACGCGCTCCTGCTGTCGCTGGACCTGGCCCGCAAGGAGTTCATGGACCACCTGGAGGACGTGCACGGCATGGTGGCCCCCACGGTGCGCGGTGAGGGCGCGGTGGCCCTGGACGTGGAGCGCGCCACGCGCAAGGAGGGTATCGATGTCCGCCCGGCGTAG
- a CDS encoding ATP-binding protein produces MGVVYRACLDETGERVALKTVRVPEAAMLRGIRREIHALRRIQHPGVVRVLAEGVQDGLPWYAMELLEGLTLRRYVDELWKRNPGTTTDVITQVVSAPQPPSGTGSTGVSFRPFGPPPLEQRREAALERLGEVLTLTRRLCSSLAFLHGEGIVHRDLKPENIVIRPDGTPVLVDFGLASAFGGPMGRESLDVSGSMEGSYVYMAPEQIKGGLVDARADLYSLGCILHELVVGQPPFPGSGWEVLRRHLQDQPYRLSEWVKGVPPELDALVQRMLAKVPRERIGYAADVGAALAGLGAEELPRPPRDSPRPYLYRPEFVGRQRLLMELEQRLAMAREGQGGCLLIGGESGAGKTRVVMECAVSASRTAVRVVTGGCLPLSGSGTGEQLYGEPLHAFKPLLQAIADECRHLGFEETERLLGARGKVLARYEPALADLPGQEARPEPPRLPPQAARERVMRCLAETLAAFCEKEPVLLVIDDLQWADELSLGVLDSLQAGFLGESHVLVVGTYRSEELDAALRMLLAAPGVTHRALGQLDESMVARMVEDMLALPSPPDSFVRFLTTRSAGNPFFVAEYLRTAIDERLLFRDVFGRWQVAAGGDALDRLHEELPLPGVLHDLVGRRLEGLGSEARGLLEVASVLGRELDADVLAVAAGMGDLQELEALEELRARHVLEDAGGGRLRFVHDKLREIAYEGILPERRRPLHRAAAMALEEHHAEEGVPPALYPVLAHHFELAQDDVWTFEYLEKAGANALQAGANLEASGYLRRALELEVQRGQDTGVRVDGSRRARWERLLAEAMHGLSDFEACISHGQRALAELGRPLPETPGGLGRFILTQVVRQVLHLVLPRKWVREDDRQTRVLLGASALAATRLAECYYWRYDPLRMVATALLAVNLAERAGRDAEMLRLYGQLGSITGMGRLHPLARAYFRRAQGEGLLVEDPSATAFGLIVESMYHSCFARWEPAAGKASEAQRVLLRLGDKGELELSEVLLGHVDYYTGRFEEALARFAGIRESARKRGHFQHEVWSTYTMARSLLVLGRVDEAMPLLREAVGMLRGRHDPLSHIICGGLLGMAYLQREDWERARDEADKVMELARRYQPMLYTEIHGYEGAARVYLALWERERVPGQKPPPVAEEAKRACARLSSFAVRFPLSGAVALRCTGRMHWLAGHKWRARSAWRRSARLAREMGMPYDEAMAWLELARTSAPGSPEREESARHAVEGFRRLGCAGLLREAESLNLPSPLGRGTG; encoded by the coding sequence ATGGGGGTCGTGTACCGCGCGTGTCTCGACGAGACGGGGGAGCGGGTCGCCCTCAAGACGGTGCGGGTGCCCGAGGCGGCCATGCTGCGCGGCATCCGCCGGGAGATCCACGCGCTGCGGCGCATCCAGCACCCGGGCGTGGTGCGCGTGCTCGCCGAGGGCGTGCAGGACGGACTGCCCTGGTACGCCATGGAGCTGCTCGAGGGGCTCACCCTCCGGCGCTACGTCGACGAGCTGTGGAAGCGCAACCCCGGCACCACGACGGACGTCATCACCCAGGTCGTCTCCGCTCCCCAGCCTCCGAGTGGCACGGGCTCCACGGGCGTCTCGTTCCGTCCCTTCGGGCCGCCTCCGCTGGAGCAGCGGCGCGAAGCGGCCCTGGAGCGGCTGGGCGAGGTGCTCACCCTGACGCGCCGCCTGTGCTCCTCGCTGGCCTTCCTGCATGGCGAGGGCATCGTCCACAGGGATCTCAAGCCGGAGAACATCGTCATCCGCCCGGATGGCACGCCGGTGCTGGTGGACTTCGGGTTGGCCTCCGCCTTCGGGGGGCCGATGGGCCGCGAGTCGCTCGACGTCTCCGGCAGCATGGAGGGCTCCTACGTCTACATGGCCCCCGAGCAGATCAAGGGCGGGCTGGTGGATGCGCGGGCGGACCTCTATTCGTTGGGCTGCATCCTCCATGAGCTGGTGGTGGGGCAGCCGCCCTTCCCGGGCTCGGGTTGGGAGGTGCTGCGGCGGCACCTGCAGGATCAGCCCTACCGGCTCTCGGAGTGGGTGAAGGGCGTGCCGCCGGAGCTGGATGCCCTGGTGCAGCGCATGCTGGCGAAGGTGCCGCGTGAGCGCATCGGCTACGCCGCGGACGTGGGTGCCGCGCTCGCCGGGCTCGGGGCGGAGGAGCTTCCCCGGCCGCCTCGGGACTCGCCGCGGCCGTACCTCTACCGGCCGGAGTTCGTGGGGCGGCAGCGGCTCTTGATGGAGCTGGAGCAGCGGCTGGCGATGGCCCGCGAGGGCCAGGGCGGGTGTCTGCTGATCGGCGGCGAGAGTGGCGCGGGCAAGACGCGCGTGGTGATGGAGTGCGCGGTGTCCGCCAGCCGGACGGCCGTGCGCGTCGTCACCGGCGGCTGCCTCCCGCTCTCCGGCAGTGGCACGGGCGAGCAGCTGTACGGTGAGCCGCTGCATGCCTTCAAGCCGCTGCTGCAGGCCATCGCCGACGAGTGCCGGCACCTGGGTTTCGAGGAGACGGAGCGGCTGCTGGGCGCGCGGGGGAAGGTGCTGGCCCGCTACGAGCCCGCGCTGGCGGACCTGCCCGGACAGGAGGCCCGGCCCGAGCCTCCCCGGCTCCCGCCGCAGGCCGCCCGCGAGCGCGTCATGCGCTGCCTGGCCGAGACGCTCGCCGCCTTCTGCGAGAAGGAGCCCGTGCTGCTCGTCATCGACGACCTGCAGTGGGCCGATGAGCTGTCGCTGGGCGTGCTGGACTCCCTGCAGGCGGGATTCCTCGGTGAGTCGCACGTGCTGGTGGTGGGCACCTACCGCAGCGAGGAGCTGGACGCGGCGCTGCGGATGCTCCTGGCCGCGCCGGGCGTGACGCACCGGGCGCTGGGGCAGCTGGATGAGTCCATGGTGGCGCGGATGGTGGAGGACATGCTGGCGCTGCCCTCGCCGCCGGACTCCTTCGTGCGCTTCCTCACGACGCGCTCGGCGGGCAACCCCTTCTTCGTGGCCGAGTACCTGCGCACGGCCATCGACGAGCGGCTGCTCTTCCGGGACGTCTTCGGCCGGTGGCAGGTGGCGGCCGGGGGTGATGCCCTGGATCGGCTGCACGAGGAGCTGCCGCTGCCCGGCGTGCTGCATGACCTGGTGGGCCGGCGGCTGGAGGGCCTGGGCTCGGAGGCGCGCGGCCTGCTGGAGGTGGCCTCCGTGCTGGGCCGCGAGCTGGACGCGGACGTGCTGGCGGTGGCCGCCGGGATGGGAGACCTGCAGGAGCTGGAGGCCCTGGAGGAGCTGCGCGCGCGGCACGTGCTGGAGGACGCGGGCGGTGGGCGGCTGCGCTTCGTCCACGACAAGCTGAGGGAGATCGCCTACGAGGGCATCCTCCCCGAGCGGCGCCGTCCCCTGCATCGCGCGGCGGCCATGGCGCTGGAAGAGCACCACGCGGAGGAGGGCGTGCCGCCGGCGCTCTACCCCGTGCTGGCGCACCACTTCGAGCTCGCCCAGGACGACGTGTGGACCTTCGAGTACCTGGAGAAGGCGGGGGCGAACGCGTTGCAGGCGGGGGCGAACCTGGAGGCCTCGGGCTACCTGCGCCGGGCGCTGGAGCTGGAGGTGCAGCGCGGGCAGGACACGGGCGTGCGGGTGGATGGGAGCCGGCGCGCGCGTTGGGAGCGGCTGCTCGCCGAGGCCATGCACGGCCTGTCGGACTTCGAGGCCTGCATCTCGCACGGCCAGCGGGCGCTGGCGGAGCTGGGCCGGCCGCTGCCGGAGACGCCGGGCGGGTTGGGGCGCTTCATTTTGACGCAGGTGGTGCGGCAGGTGCTGCACCTGGTGCTGCCCCGGAAGTGGGTGCGCGAGGACGACCGGCAGACGCGCGTGTTGCTGGGCGCCTCGGCGCTCGCGGCGACGCGGCTGGCCGAGTGCTACTACTGGCGTTATGACCCGCTGCGCATGGTGGCCACCGCGCTGCTGGCGGTGAACCTGGCCGAGCGCGCGGGCCGCGACGCGGAGATGCTGCGGTTGTACGGGCAGCTCGGCTCCATCACCGGCATGGGACGGCTGCACCCGCTGGCGCGCGCCTACTTCCGCCGCGCCCAGGGCGAGGGCCTGCTGGTGGAGGATCCGAGCGCCACGGCCTTCGGGCTCATCGTCGAGTCTATGTACCACTCGTGCTTCGCGCGCTGGGAGCCGGCCGCGGGCAAGGCGAGCGAGGCGCAGCGGGTGTTGCTGCGGCTGGGGGACAAGGGCGAGCTCGAGCTGTCCGAGGTGTTGCTGGGCCACGTGGACTACTACACGGGCCGCTTCGAGGAGGCGCTGGCGCGCTTCGCGGGCATCCGCGAGTCGGCCCGGAAGCGGGGCCACTTCCAGCACGAGGTGTGGAGCACGTACACCATGGCGCGCAGCCTGCTGGTGCTCGGCCGGGTGGACGAGGCGATGCCGCTGTTGCGCGAGGCGGTGGGGATGCTGCGGGGCAGGCATGATCCGCTCTCGCACATCATCTGCGGCGGGCTGCTGGGGATGGCGTACCTGCAGCGCGAGGACTGGGAGCGGGCGCGGGACGAGGCCGACAAGGTGATGGAGCTGGCGAGGCGTTACCAGCCCATGTTGTACACGGAGATCCACGGGTACGAGGGCGCGGCGCGGGTGTACCTGGCGCTCTGGGAGCGGGAGCGGGTGCCCGGGCAGAAGCCGCCGCCGGTGGCCGAGGAAGCGAAGCGGGCGTGCGCGCGGCTGTCGTCCTTCGCGGTCCGTTTCCCCCTGTCCGGAGCGGTGGCGCTGCGCTGCACGGGGCGGATGCACTGGCTTGCGGGCCACAAGTGGCGGGCGCGCTCGGCGTGGAGGCGGAGTGCGCGGTTGGCCCGCGAGATGGGCATGCCCTACGACGAGGCGATGGCGTGGCTCGAGCTGGCGCGGACCTCGGCGCCGGGGAGCCCCGAGCGCGAGGAGTCCGCGCGGCACGCGGTGGAGGGTTTCCGCCGGCTGGGGTGTGCCGGGCTGCTGCGTGAAGCCGAGTCCCTGAATCTCCCCTCTCCCCTCGGGAGAGGGACGGGGTGA
- a CDS encoding PAS domain-containing sensor histidine kinase, whose translation MNGALEEPASRLDLETVQLEVVWNAPIGIALVDQRLQVVRFNRALAGLHGLRSRAWPGMSLAEVFPAEEATRELLWRIQQVLATGRPFPWLELEWGRVSCHPLHEGLEVVGLCLYVEEVPEPKLAREALQVSEERLRMSLASASIGTWDYNPATGEFLCDSRTQALFGAPPDLRMDCERFFSIIHPEDRERTRQLVQRAESPESGGGYETEYRVIGIQDGVERWLSAQGRAWFDEQGQLLRFSGTVLDITHRKRAEASARFLSEASRLLAERLDRAEEILERVARLAASSICTYCIIGVARADGRLPRVAAAHREPSQEHLVQAALRFVPQAPGTSPLLEGVHTGKSALIREFTQEVRQRYAVSPEHLALMNTLDAHSVMTVPMRAGGKVHGMMILAACAPRRRFDDQDLSLAEELAHRVGMSLENLRLYEEARQAVGLRDEFLSVASHELKTPLTSLKLQHALIAKSLTPECRASLGARLPKAMRQVERLTTLVDSLLDVSRIGAGRLGLEPIEMELTGLLREVMERLSEVFAQAGCRVDFPATPPVHGYWDPLRLDQVLVNLLSNAAKYGAGKPIHVRVAVEGEWTRLTVRDEGIGIAPGDLPRLFSRFGRAVSERHYGGLGLGLFISKQIVEAMQGSIRVESEPSRGSTFTVELPLCPPA comes from the coding sequence ATGAATGGGGCGCTGGAGGAGCCGGCCTCGCGGCTCGACTTGGAAACGGTCCAGCTGGAAGTCGTGTGGAACGCCCCCATTGGTATCGCCCTCGTGGACCAGCGGCTCCAGGTCGTCCGCTTCAACCGGGCCCTGGCCGGGCTGCACGGCCTGCGAAGCCGGGCCTGGCCGGGCATGTCCCTGGCCGAGGTATTCCCAGCGGAAGAGGCCACGCGGGAGCTGCTCTGGCGCATCCAGCAGGTGCTCGCGACGGGGCGGCCCTTTCCCTGGCTCGAACTGGAGTGGGGCCGGGTGAGCTGCCATCCCCTCCACGAGGGGCTCGAGGTGGTGGGACTCTGCCTGTACGTCGAGGAGGTGCCCGAGCCGAAGCTCGCACGCGAGGCGCTCCAGGTCAGCGAGGAGCGGCTGCGCATGTCCCTCGCCTCGGCCTCCATCGGGACCTGGGACTACAATCCCGCCACCGGCGAGTTCCTGTGTGATTCCCGCACCCAGGCGCTCTTCGGCGCCCCGCCGGACTTGCGGATGGACTGCGAGCGGTTCTTCTCCATCATCCACCCCGAGGACCGCGAGCGCACGCGGCAGCTCGTCCAACGGGCCGAGAGCCCCGAGAGTGGTGGCGGCTATGAGACCGAGTACCGCGTCATCGGCATCCAGGATGGGGTCGAGCGGTGGCTCTCCGCCCAGGGGCGCGCCTGGTTCGATGAGCAGGGCCAGCTGCTGCGCTTCAGTGGCACGGTGCTGGACATCACCCACCGCAAGCGGGCCGAGGCCAGTGCCCGCTTCCTCTCGGAGGCCAGCCGGTTGCTCGCCGAGCGCCTGGACCGGGCGGAGGAGATCCTCGAGCGGGTGGCCCGGCTCGCCGCCTCCTCCATCTGCACCTACTGCATCATCGGTGTGGCGCGGGCGGATGGACGCCTGCCGCGCGTGGCCGCCGCGCACCGCGAGCCGTCCCAGGAGCACCTCGTCCAGGCGGCCCTGCGTTTCGTGCCCCAGGCTCCGGGGACGAGCCCGCTGCTGGAAGGCGTGCACACCGGGAAGTCGGCCCTCATCCGGGAGTTCACCCAGGAAGTCCGCCAGCGCTACGCCGTCAGCCCCGAGCACCTGGCGCTGATGAACACGCTGGATGCCCACTCGGTGATGACGGTGCCGATGCGCGCGGGGGGCAAGGTGCACGGGATGATGATCCTCGCCGCCTGCGCCCCGCGGCGGCGCTTCGACGACCAGGACCTGTCGCTCGCGGAGGAGCTGGCGCACCGGGTGGGCATGTCGCTGGAGAACCTCCGGCTCTACGAGGAGGCACGGCAGGCGGTGGGCCTGCGCGACGAGTTCCTCTCCGTGGCGAGCCATGAGCTGAAGACGCCGCTCACCTCCCTCAAGCTCCAGCACGCGCTCATCGCCAAATCCCTGACGCCCGAGTGCCGGGCCTCCCTGGGCGCGAGGCTCCCCAAGGCGATGCGTCAGGTGGAGCGGCTCACCACCCTGGTGGACAGCCTGCTGGACGTGAGCCGCATCGGCGCTGGCCGGCTGGGGCTCGAGCCCATCGAGATGGAGCTCACCGGCTTGCTGCGCGAGGTGATGGAGCGGCTCTCGGAGGTGTTCGCCCAGGCCGGGTGCCGGGTGGACTTCCCCGCCACGCCACCGGTGCACGGGTATTGGGATCCGCTGCGCTTGGACCAGGTGCTCGTCAACCTGCTGTCCAACGCGGCCAAGTACGGCGCGGGCAAGCCCATCCACGTGCGCGTGGCGGTGGAAGGCGAGTGGACGCGGCTCACGGTCCGGGACGAGGGCATCGGCATCGCGCCCGGGGACCTGCCGCGCCTGTTCTCCCGCTTCGGGCGCGCCGTGTCGGAGCGGCACTACGGCGGCCTGGGGCTGGGGCTCTTCATCTCCAAGCAGATCGTCGAGGCCATGCAGGGCAGCATCCGCGTGGAGAGCGAGCCCTCACGGGGCTCGACCTTCACCGTGGAGCTGCCGCTGTGCCCACCGGCGTGA
- a CDS encoding energy transducer TonB: protein MFETYDSATDVQSARRFALSGVASLGMCALIGLTAVAVGNQVREVIKEKKVDVVFRPPPPPPAPPPSPTPPPPPPPKPKAKPPPPPTVAAPAAMVAPKEIPVEKPPEADAEHAVAEAPVAVGGTGQLVAGALVTGMDSPGVAGGSLRPRPINLPESATPPRELSSNLLPEFPSDMRAKGQEGMVILKIVVEADGGVSNVKVMRGEEPFVGAAIAAVRTWRYEPALVDGQPTAVFRIVKVPFRLK, encoded by the coding sequence ATGTTCGAGACCTACGACAGCGCCACCGACGTGCAGTCCGCCCGGCGGTTCGCGCTCTCGGGCGTCGCCTCCCTCGGGATGTGCGCCCTGATCGGACTCACCGCGGTGGCCGTGGGCAACCAGGTGAGGGAAGTCATCAAGGAGAAGAAGGTGGACGTGGTGTTCCGTCCGCCTCCGCCTCCTCCCGCTCCTCCTCCCTCCCCCACACCTCCTCCGCCCCCGCCGCCCAAGCCCAAGGCGAAGCCGCCTCCGCCGCCCACCGTCGCCGCGCCCGCGGCCATGGTGGCGCCCAAGGAGATTCCGGTGGAGAAGCCGCCCGAGGCCGACGCGGAGCACGCGGTGGCCGAGGCCCCCGTCGCCGTGGGCGGCACGGGCCAGCTCGTCGCGGGCGCCCTCGTCACGGGCATGGACAGCCCCGGCGTGGCCGGTGGCTCGCTGCGCCCCAGGCCCATCAACCTCCCCGAGTCCGCCACGCCGCCCAGGGAGCTCAGCTCCAACCTGCTGCCCGAGTTCCCCTCGGACATGAGGGCCAAGGGCCAGGAGGGCATGGTCATCCTTAAGATCGTCGTCGAGGCGGACGGCGGCGTCAGCAACGTCAAGGTGATGCGCGGCGAGGAGCCCTTCGTGGGCGCCGCCATCGCCGCGGTGCGCACCTGGCGCTACGAGCCCGCGCTCGTGGACGGCCAGCCCACCGCCGTCTTCCGCATCGTGAAGGTCCCCTTCCGTCTCAAGTAG
- a CDS encoding TonB-dependent receptor, translated as MLSLHSLRAALAALTLLATPVMAQAPVSEGTSESSTQVDADSTQHPHPDPLPGGEGGVGTEDIASDTAAENTEDELMAESATPPPGFTGVYGQVTDAQTKETLIEASVKVVTGGQKTVLTDIDGNYQLALPPGKYDLRVFYDVYEGRRITGLVVEQGKATKLDVQLSADAGAVQEVVVEARADRRAEGALLQERKKAAAVSDAISSQEIARTPDSSASDAVKRVVSVTVVDGRFMLLRGLGGRYSVTLLNGALLPSPEPDEPSVPLDLFPTSLLANLNVVKSYTSDLPGTFGGGTLLIETNTYPSKFEFKPRITFSGDSVSTFQQRNTHPGSFLESLSFAGPERRLPAGLPQNERMGSSASTWQSFPNIWSARQSTALPNLGLGASMGDTLRFGNSRLGYLATVNYGHKESVRESEFARADMPVGELQAQDATRTLQGSEGSTLSALASVGYQFDRDNELTFFSLYTRGTDSNTFTSRGVNNGRSETFESTRLQFVSRALSFNQVRGFHRLNTLADAELDWQANFSRVDRDEPDTRDTLYSDDLGNPTGTFAFPNQPNSGERFFGTLGETSTGGSASLTLPFSELRLKAGGLAQVSFRDFEARRFRYQLTDTPVDTSLPPEELFASSHLGTSIRMRETTRGDDAYDAYLGVFAGYVTADYKPVEPLRLVGGVRVEHSLQQLTAHSPFDTSSTGNTDAKYLDVLPALNAIYALGPDMNLRAGYSYTLARPTFRELAPFIFFDFVRRRNVSGNPDLLETRIHNLDTRLEWFVGENEVLAASVFYKNFQNPIERILRYSGDMGFENADGAHSFGAELEARASLGRLSPALSNFRAAANLTLIQSNIVLTDPEKLGAQTNSQRPMQGQSPYVINLNLGYDRPESGTEVALLYNVYGPRISEVGLNPLPDVYEQPFHRVDLSVSQKLGNGLQLKLTGSNLLNSAVVLDQGGITILKYRPGIAFSAALGWTL; from the coding sequence GTGTTGTCTCTCCATTCCCTTCGCGCCGCGCTGGCGGCGCTCACACTGCTGGCCACGCCCGTGATGGCGCAGGCGCCTGTCTCCGAGGGGACCTCCGAGTCCTCGACCCAGGTTGACGCGGATTCAACCCAACACCCTCACCCCGACCCTCTCCCGGGGGGAGAGGGAGGAGTGGGCACCGAGGACATCGCCAGTGACACCGCCGCGGAGAATACAGAGGACGAGCTGATGGCCGAGTCGGCCACGCCGCCCCCGGGCTTCACCGGTGTGTATGGCCAGGTCACCGACGCCCAGACGAAGGAGACGCTCATCGAGGCCTCGGTGAAGGTCGTCACCGGCGGGCAGAAGACCGTGCTGACCGACATCGACGGCAACTACCAGCTGGCGCTTCCTCCCGGGAAGTATGACCTGCGCGTCTTCTATGACGTCTACGAGGGCCGCCGCATCACCGGGCTCGTCGTGGAGCAGGGCAAGGCCACGAAGCTGGACGTGCAGCTGAGCGCCGACGCGGGCGCCGTGCAGGAAGTGGTTGTCGAGGCCCGCGCGGACCGCCGCGCCGAGGGCGCCCTGCTCCAGGAGCGCAAGAAGGCCGCCGCCGTCTCCGATGCCATCAGCTCCCAGGAGATCGCCCGCACGCCGGACTCGAGCGCCTCGGACGCGGTGAAGCGCGTGGTGAGCGTCACGGTGGTGGATGGCCGCTTCATGCTGCTGCGCGGCCTCGGTGGGCGGTACTCGGTGACGCTGCTCAACGGCGCGCTGCTGCCCAGCCCCGAGCCGGATGAGCCCTCGGTGCCGTTGGACCTGTTCCCCACCAGCCTGCTGGCCAACCTCAACGTGGTGAAGAGCTACACCAGCGACCTGCCCGGCACCTTCGGCGGCGGCACGCTCCTCATCGAGACCAACACCTACCCGAGCAAGTTCGAGTTCAAGCCGCGCATCACCTTCTCGGGCGACAGCGTCTCCACCTTCCAGCAGCGCAACACGCACCCCGGCAGCTTCCTGGAGTCGCTGAGCTTCGCGGGCCCCGAGCGCCGGCTCCCGGCGGGCCTGCCCCAGAACGAGCGGATGGGCAGCTCGGCGAGCACCTGGCAGTCCTTCCCCAACATCTGGTCCGCGCGTCAGTCCACCGCGCTGCCCAACCTGGGCCTGGGCGCGTCCATGGGGGACACGCTGCGCTTCGGCAACAGCCGCCTGGGCTACCTGGCCACCGTCAACTACGGCCACAAGGAGAGCGTCCGCGAGTCCGAGTTCGCCCGCGCCGACATGCCGGTGGGGGAGCTCCAGGCGCAGGACGCCACCCGCACCCTCCAGGGCTCCGAGGGCTCCACCCTCAGCGCGCTCGCCAGCGTGGGCTACCAGTTCGACCGCGACAACGAGCTCACCTTCTTCAGCCTCTACACCCGCGGCACGGACAGCAACACGTTCACCTCCCGCGGTGTGAACAACGGCCGCTCCGAGACCTTCGAGAGCACCCGCCTGCAGTTCGTCTCCCGCGCCCTCTCCTTCAACCAGGTGCGCGGCTTCCACCGCCTCAACACCCTGGCCGACGCCGAGCTGGACTGGCAGGCCAACTTCAGCCGCGTGGACCGTGACGAGCCGGACACGCGCGACACCCTCTACAGCGACGACCTCGGCAACCCCACCGGCACGTTCGCCTTCCCCAACCAGCCCAACAGCGGCGAGCGCTTCTTCGGCACGCTGGGAGAAACCTCCACCGGCGGCAGCGCCAGCCTCACCCTGCCCTTCTCCGAGCTGCGCCTGAAGGCGGGCGGCCTGGCCCAGGTGTCCTTCCGCGACTTCGAGGCCCGCCGCTTCCGCTACCAGCTCACCGACACCCCGGTGGACACCTCCCTGCCCCCCGAGGAGCTCTTCGCCTCCTCCCACCTGGGCACCAGCATCCGCATGCGCGAGACCACGCGCGGCGATGATGCCTACGACGCGTACCTCGGCGTCTTCGCCGGCTACGTGACGGCGGACTACAAGCCCGTGGAGCCCCTGCGCCTGGTGGGTGGCGTGCGCGTGGAGCACTCGCTGCAGCAGCTCACCGCCCACAGCCCCTTCGACACCTCTTCCACCGGGAACACCGACGCGAAGTACCTGGACGTGCTGCCGGCCCTCAACGCCATCTACGCGCTCGGCCCCGACATGAACCTGCGCGCCGGCTACAGCTACACGCTGGCCCGGCCCACCTTCCGCGAGCTGGCCCCGTTCATCTTCTTCGACTTCGTCCGCCGCCGGAACGTGTCCGGCAACCCGGATCTGCTCGAGACGCGCATCCACAACCTCGACACCCGTCTGGAGTGGTTCGTCGGGGAGAACGAGGTGCTCGCCGCCAGCGTCTTCTACAAGAACTTCCAGAACCCCATCGAGCGCATCCTCCGCTACTCCGGCGACATGGGCTTCGAGAACGCGGATGGCGCCCACAGCTTCGGCGCCGAGCTCGAGGCCCGCGCGTCGCTCGGCCGCCTCTCTCCCGCGCTCTCCAACTTCCGCGCCGCGGCCAACCTGACGCTCATCCAATCCAACATCGTCCTCACGGACCCGGAGAAGCTGGGCGCGCAGACCAACAGCCAGCGGCCCATGCAGGGCCAGTCTCCCTACGTCATCAATCTCAACCTCGGCTACGACCGCCCCGAGAGCGGCACCGAGGTGGCCCTCCTCTACAACGTCTACGGCCCGCGCATCAGCGAGGTCGGCCTCAACCCCCTGCCGGACGTCTACGAGCAGCCCTTCCACCGCGTGGACCTGTCCGTCAGCCAGAAGCTCGGCAACGGCCTGCAGCTCAAGCTCACCGGCTCCAACCTGCTCAACTCCGCCGTCGTCTTGGACCAGGGCGGAATCACCATCCTGAAGTACCGCCCGGGCATCGCCTTCTCCGCGGCGCTCGGCTGGACCCTGTAA
- a CDS encoding ExbD/TolR family protein, giving the protein MAFDVGGGKGGIRPAMNVTPLVDVVLVLLIIFMVVTPLMTKQMWMDVPGKADEQTEVAPPPPGALPPVVLTVTKAGAVQINREDVPRDQVVARLQRMINARPDKIVFFDAENDVPYGTAMEVMDLARGGNLTVAVVPDAVAEPAAP; this is encoded by the coding sequence ATGGCCTTTGATGTCGGTGGTGGCAAGGGCGGCATCCGCCCCGCGATGAACGTGACGCCCCTGGTGGACGTGGTGCTCGTGCTCCTCATCATCTTCATGGTCGTCACCCCGCTGATGACCAAGCAGATGTGGATGGACGTGCCGGGCAAGGCGGACGAGCAGACCGAGGTGGCTCCGCCCCCTCCGGGTGCACTGCCTCCCGTGGTGCTCACCGTCACCAAGGCGGGCGCGGTGCAGATCAACCGCGAGGACGTGCCGCGCGACCAGGTCGTGGCCCGGTTGCAGCGGATGATCAACGCGCGCCCGGACAAGATCGTGTTTTTCGATGCGGAGAACGACGTGCCGTACGGCACCGCGATGGAAGTCATGGACCTCGCTCGTGGCGGCAATCTCACCGTCGCCGTGGTCCCCGACGCCGTCGCCGAGCCGGCCGCGCCGTGA
- a CDS encoding ExbD/TolR family protein: MSARRSGGLVPEMNVTPLVDVVLVLLIIFMVVTPQLEAGAAVDLPAVVNPDKGEENSLTPTTVSLTAQGALFVDKKEVPRARFAEQLRAVHEKDPEARVVLKADRGVRYAEVRGVFKTLQDIGFPGISLQVIDLKKQE, encoded by the coding sequence ATGTCCGCCCGGCGTAGCGGTGGGCTCGTGCCCGAGATGAACGTCACCCCGCTGGTGGACGTGGTGCTCGTCCTCCTCATCATCTTCATGGTCGTCACCCCGCAGCTCGAGGCAGGCGCGGCGGTGGACCTCCCGGCGGTGGTGAACCCGGACAAGGGCGAGGAGAACTCGCTCACCCCCACCACGGTGAGCCTCACGGCTCAGGGCGCCTTGTTCGTGGACAAGAAGGAGGTGCCGAGGGCCCGGTTCGCCGAACAGCTCCGCGCCGTGCACGAGAAGGATCCCGAGGCCCGCGTGGTGCTCAAGGCGGACCGGGGCGTGCGCTACGCCGAGGTGCGCGGTGTCTTCAAGACGCTGCAGGACATTGGCTTCCCGGGCATCTCGCTCCAGGTCATCGACCTGAAGAAGCAGGAGTGA